DNA from Natronospira bacteriovora:
GCCGGCCCCGGTGATCAGGGCCGGGTGCAGTCGGAGCTGGAGACCCTCAAGGAGATCCCCGCCGAACTGCAGGGCCTGGATCGCAAGGCGGCCCGCCAGGCGGTGGTGGACTGGCTGGAGCGTGAAGGCCTGCTGGAAAAGATTGATGATCACAAGCTGATGGTGCCACGAGGCGATCGCAGTGGCGAGATCGTCGAGCCCTGGCTGACCGATCAGTGGTTCGTGCGTGCCCAGCCACTGGCCGAACCGGCCATCAAGGCGGTGGAAGACGGTCGCATCCGTTTCGTGCCGGGCAACTGGGATCGCACCTATTTCGAGTGGATGCGCAACATTCAGGACTGGTGCATCAGCCGCCAGCTGTGGTGGGGTCATCGCATTCCGGCCTGGTATGACGAGCAGGGCAAGATCTATGTGGGGCGCGACGAAGCAGAAGTCCGCGCCAGGCATGGACTGGGCCCCGAGGTGGCGCTGGAACAGGATGAGGACGTGCTGGACACCTGGTTCTCTTCCGCCCTGTGGCCCTTCTCCACCCTGGGCTGGCCGGACCAGACTCCGGAGTTGAAACACTTCTACCCCACCAATGTGCTGGTGACCGGCTTCGACATCATCTTCTTCTGGGTGGCCCGCATGATCATGATGGGCCTGAAGTTCATGGACGATGTGCCCTTCCATGAAGTCTATGTGCATGGCCTGATCCGCGATGGTGAAGGTCAGAAGATGTCCAAGTCCAAGGGCAATGTGCTCGACCCCATCGACCTGATTGACGGCATCGAGCTGGACGATCTGGTGGCCAAGCGCACCCGCGGGCTGATGCAGCCCAAGAAGGAAAAGAAGATCGAGAAGGCCACCCGCAAGGAGTTCCCCGACGGCATTCCGGCCTTCGGCACCGATGCCTTGCGCTTCACCTTCGCGGCCCTGGCCACCACCGGCCGTGACATCCGTTTCGATCTCGGGCGCATCGAGGGTTACCGCAACTTCTGCAACAAGCTGTGGAATGCGGCCCGCTATGTGCTGATGAACACCGAAGACCAGGACACCGGTCTCGAGGGCGAGGTGGAGCTGAGCCTGCCGGATCGCTGGATCCTCTCGCGCCTGGATCACGCCATCGAGGAGGTGGGCAAGCGCCTGGGCGAGTACCGTCTGGACCTGGCCGCCAAGGCCCTCTACGAATTCACCTGGAGCGAGTACTGCGACTGGTACCTGGAGCTGTCCAAACCGGTGCTGCAGTCCGAGGACAGCTCAGCGGCGGCCCGGCGCGGCACCCGCCAGACCCTGGTGCGGGTGCTCGAGACCCTGCTGCGCCTGATGCATCCCATCATGCCCTTCATCAGCGAAGAGATCTGGCAGCGGGTGGCCCCGCTGGCCGGGCAGTCGGGCGACACCATCATGTATGCCCCCTGGCCGAAGACGGCCGGCCATGCCGATGCGGCCATTGAATCGGAGATGGCCTGGCTGCAGGGCTTCATTCTGGGCGTGCGACGCATCCGCGGTGAGATGGATATTTCACCCAACAAGCCACTGGACGTGCTGCTGGCCAACAGTGGCAATGAGGACCGTGAACGACTCGAGCGCCACCACCACCTGCTGGGCAATCTGGCCCGCCTGGAGACGGTGACGGTGCTGGAGGCGGACAGCAA
Protein-coding regions in this window:
- a CDS encoding valine--tRNA ligase, which translates into the protein MDKTYDPRNLEQARYREWEEKGYFAPASLSGDPYCIMIPPPNVTGSLHMGHAFQDTIMDALIRFQRMQGKDTLWQPGSDHAGIATQMVVERQLNAEGKTRHDLGREAFVQRVWEWKEESGGTIQGQLRRMGASVDWSRERFTMDDGLSRAVREVFVRLHEEGLIYRGKRLVNWDPVLHTALSDLEVESEEENGHLWHFRYPLSDGSGHVSVATTRPETMLGDTAVAVHPEDERYRGLIGKTIRLPITGREIPIVADDYVDPAFGSGCVKITPAHDFNDYAIGERHELPLINVMDANAAILSADTAREAGPGDQGRVQSELETLKEIPAELQGLDRKAARQAVVDWLEREGLLEKIDDHKLMVPRGDRSGEIVEPWLTDQWFVRAQPLAEPAIKAVEDGRIRFVPGNWDRTYFEWMRNIQDWCISRQLWWGHRIPAWYDEQGKIYVGRDEAEVRARHGLGPEVALEQDEDVLDTWFSSALWPFSTLGWPDQTPELKHFYPTNVLVTGFDIIFFWVARMIMMGLKFMDDVPFHEVYVHGLIRDGEGQKMSKSKGNVLDPIDLIDGIELDDLVAKRTRGLMQPKKEKKIEKATRKEFPDGIPAFGTDALRFTFAALATTGRDIRFDLGRIEGYRNFCNKLWNAARYVLMNTEDQDTGLEGEVELSLPDRWILSRLDHAIEEVGKRLGEYRLDLAAKALYEFTWSEYCDWYLELSKPVLQSEDSSAAARRGTRQTLVRVLETLLRLMHPIMPFISEEIWQRVAPLAGQSGDTIMYAPWPKTAGHADAAIESEMAWLQGFILGVRRIRGEMDISPNKPLDVLLANSGNEDRERLERHHHLLGNLARLETVTVLEADSNPPESATALLGEMEILVPMAGLIDKEAELARLQKELDKLRKGLEQAERKLANEKFVSNAPAEVVEKERGKAEEMRAALERLDAKREKISAL